Part of the Mauremys reevesii isolate NIE-2019 linkage group 4, ASM1616193v1, whole genome shotgun sequence genome is shown below.
GGTTCATACAGAAGACTAGTAGTCTCTGCTGGTGCTGGAGAAGTTAACATCCCTCACAATTGccacagctcccccccaccccaaaaaaggggggggaagaAGAAGGAGGTGTGTTAACTATTTAAGTGTATCATTCATTTAGATAAGAGGCAGTGGCAAGTGGCAACAGCTGAGGTGGTTTAGTTGCTTTGTGGTCCCATCAACAGAAAAAGGGAAGGCAGGaacagaaaacagagagagagaggatgtgtgtgtggggggggggggttacctgCCCAGCCACCTCAAATTtgagtggtgttgcaacctggtgcatggggtcgcaatgccactcaaatttggcccagcccaCCCCTTTGTCATTCTAGCAGGGAAGAACTCCACTGTTATGACAGCTCTGGTCAAGTGCCAAAGGGGGCGTGGGCCCTCCTCCCTTGTTGCTCCCGTTGGCAGCCTGGCTCCCcagctttccttcctcctctcatACTTATCCTGGGTGACTTCAGTTTCCAGGCTGCTGCCTTGTCTGATGGTGTGGCCATTCACTTCTTCTCCCTTTCCCACATGGTTGACCAGTGATCTAGTGTCATCTGCCTTGGTGTCTCTCTCCACCTCATCATGCCACATCCTGCTCATCTCTGATCTCTGGTAGCTGATTTCCTATCTCTGTTCACCATTTTATCTCCTTTAACGTTGTTCACCATCCCCTGCTGTCCTCCTCCCCATACCCTGTGCTCACAACCTGGGTGTCATGTTCACTCACTTGCTCTCCTTTTCCCACACCGCCTGTTACCAAACCCAACAGGATCTTCCCTCACGTCTCGGTAAACCCTGCTGAAGTCGCCGTGTGTCTTTGTCCTGAAATGCAGCATGGGAAGCAGCGGGCTGAATGAAGCCAGAAGAAGGAtttagtcagggagcaggggtgttggGGAACCAGCCATTTCTTCTCCCATTTGGTGGCCGTTAGACGCAAGcagaagtttcagagtagcagccgtgttagtctgtatccgcaaaaaaaaaacaggagtacttgtggcaccttaaagactaacaaatttatttaagcatgagctttcatgagctacagctcacttcttcggatgcatagaatggaacacacagacaggggatatttattaactgtgggttaaacaaagactgggaatggttgggtcattacaccaattgaatctatttccctatgttaagttctcctcacaccttctatgggccatcttaattatcacttcaaaaagtttttttcctcctgctaacgatagctcatctcaattgattagactctgcctgttgttatgcatacttccaccttttcatgttctctgtatgtataaatatcccgtctgtgtgttccattctatgcatccgaagaagtgagctgtagctcacgaaagctcatgcttaaataaatttgttagtcttgaaggtgccacaagtactcctggtttttttgcaagCAGAAGTGACACTCCAGTTCCCATTctcaacccctcctctcccccgccccgggagggcagtggggaaggactTGTACCCTGACTCTTGTGAGCTGATGTGCTGAAATCGCCTGGTTTTtaagaggggggcagggggggggggagcgggaagGATTCCAAAGAGGAATCCAGAGCTATTGGGGCTGGATAGCCTAAGAAGTGGATCCCGTGAGCACAGACTGACGAGCTGCTCCCTGCTGGGGCTCCCCCTTTCTCCGCCCCGCTGGCAGCCCCAGGGGAAGAGTAACATTAACACCCAGGGGGCTCCCTTCACAGCCGAGATGCGGAAAGCAGGAGGGTCGGTGTCTGGGATAATTGACAAGAAAATAAGCCGATAAAATGGCAATGACCAGCCTCGGGTGGCCCGGAACGACTCAAGAACCAATGACATTGCGGACCTCTGCAGGGTGAGCTCCAATGTGCCGGCATGAAGCCAATGAGTTCTCGTCGGAGCGGCTGTGGGGGCGGAGTTAGGGAACAGATTACCCAATGCGCAATCTAATGGGCGGGGCTGGAGGAGCGAGCTAGCCAATGAGCTAAGAGGGGGCGTGTCCGGGGCAGGGCGCCGCTCGTGCTCTGGTGGACAGAGACGATGCTGAACCTGCAGATCCCGGCGGCAGCAGCGAGCGGGGATGCCGGAGCGGGAGCCGGGTGCGGGCTCCTCCCCGCGGCGCTTCACCTGGGAGGAGATCGGGCTCCGCACGGGCCGGGGGCACCCGCAGCAGGAGCGGTGGCTGGTGATCGACAGGAAGGTCTATGACATCAGCCAGTTCTACCGGCGGCACCCGGGGGGCGCCCGAGTCATCAGTCACTACGCGGGGCAGGACGCCACGGTGAGGGCCGGGGCTGGCGGGTTCCCTTCATTCCCCGTGCAGCGCCGAGTCCCGCGCTGGGGCAGGCGGCGAGCGGGTCATCGCGGGCGCTGAACTGGGGTCACACTGTGGCTGTGCCCTGCCTTGTGGTGCCAGCACGCTGTGGGGAGTTTTTGCTTGTGGCAAGCATTGAAGAGGTGGGGAGATCagcaggggcagtggggatgggagaTGGCAGAGCCTGGGGGATAAGCTAATGGGAGAGGCGGTACTAGGCACAAGCTAAATGTTATGGAAAGGGGAGAGAGCAAGAAGGGATTCAACTGCAGGGATTTTATTCCCTGTAGTGGCGGGGGTATGTTGGAAAAATCAAAGGGCTGTATCTAGAGGCAATGCCAGGAAATGAGAGGAATGGAGGGAGCAAATCAGGGGAGGAAGGAGCACCATGGAGTGTGTATGGGGCACAGATGGTGGAACATCTGAGTTAGCCCAGTTCCAAAGGGCCACCTGCTCTTTTAAGCCCTGTGCATGTGATGATGATACTTCCACAGTTCTGTGAGCAGCACTAGTCCCCTACAGAGATCCTGGTAAAGACCAGGAGGTTGACTGTGTGGTCCAAGTTCTCCTATGTACTTGAGAGTCTGGGGAAGGGGCTTTCTGGAGCAGCTGTATGGTGATGGGGATCCTGAAGTCTGTAGTCAgacagggaggggaagaagaaaGGGCAGGTTCAGTAGAACATGTGCCCCAGTGGTGGCAAGGGGATGTGCTAATGGGGAGAGGGAGTAAACCCCAGAAACCATATGTGGAGTGAACAGACAAGTGATCTCATGAAGCATAATCAGCATAAGTCAGCTTGTGCTTTAAAAGTGAAAGCTCAGCAGGGTAGGGATTTTGGTCTCTGTCTAGCATCAGTTACCTAAATACCaagtacatctacactgctagataaaaaataaatcagaactaAAATCCTGGAAAGCAGATGCACTTTAGAGACCCAGTCCACCAaagcagttaagcatgtgcttaattttaagtgtgTGAGCAATCCCGCTGACCtcatgcttaaagataagcatatgcttaagtgctttactagATTGGGGCCTAAGTGATGGAGCTGAGGATAATACTGACAACAATACCCTTGTAAGGGGTAAACAAGAAACCCCCATCTCCCCAAATTATCTCTTCCCTGCTGAATTTAGATGTTCAGCAACATGCTACCAGGACTTTGCTGGTGGGGCCTTTCCTTCACCTTTCATATCAACCTCCAACTAGCAGATATATGGTAAATTTACAAGTCCAGCGCTAAACATACTGTGATCTGCTTTTTCCCTCAGACTGCAGCTTCAAAATTTCTGATTCACAATCAGAATTAAACAAGTAAGCCAAGCTACCACTTCAACGGAGATAAGCCGATCccctttctgatccagcaaacggcCAGGCCCTCTTATCCAAGGGAGGGGGGCAATCCTTAGGAGAGGGTTGGGAGGTCTTTGGTCCACTGAGGCCCCATAAAACTTGGGTTCTTGTTCCGAGCAAAGGGTGTTATAAACCTGAAACCATCGGACAACCGCTGGGAGGGGTCTGAAGGACtgttcctcccagagcccatgctGGAATtgaggtgatctctggtaagcatATTACCAAAcctgtaggttcttttattgttttaaaatatgttctCTCTCTAATGCTTTCCCCTTAAGAATTaaagtgcttgcttagaaagagctgtgtggtaactcatAACTGTTGGCAATTACCCTGTTACTAGTCTCTgaaaagaaagcaaagcacagacccTGGCCTGTTAGGCAGTCTGCCTTGCTGGGGAATAACACAGTGTAGGCAGACaactgttcagcctggaaataccctgttcagaagggagagagaagcaggtttccactcaagagaggcaAGACTGGCGAGCCAGAAGCCTAGAGTGGGAAGCCCTTGCTGAACCATATGGAGGGAATATGGGaacagttgccctgaactgtgacacacaCAACAAGCGTTACACTCTCATCTTCAGAGAGTAACTACAACTGGGTGAAACAGAACTGCTGACCTCTGAAGTAGCTGAGCTGTAGTGAATCCCAGCTTTTTTTGGATATTTCTATACTGGAAATCCAAAATCAGGCTCctagaaaaaacaaaagcaaaggaaaagcACTTCCCCCTTAAATGTGTGGCTTGTTTCCTCAGTTCCATGATTCTCAGAAGGTGCATTAAAGCCCCATCATAAtcccctacccccaccctccCTTGAGGCTTTACTGCCAGGTTGTACAACCACCACTGTAATGATTGGTCTAAACTTGTGGTACCACTGTCTCTTGGTCTGCCCATGTACAACCCCCTTATTCTCCCTCTTCCAATAGGAGAACAGAGATGAAAatacccccctctctctcccctgtttAGGTAAGCCTGAGCTGAGAGGATGCCTTCTCCCCTTCCTGATTAAATACAACAAAGCTGAGCTGGAATTGGCTGCATCAGCCACATCTGAAAACTGTTCCTGGCTAGGtgccatttaaagggccagcaCTTTCCAAAAGAACACAAAGCCATGTGGGCACGTGTTGTGTTGAGCAATGAACTGGAAACAAAGAAAaccaggagtgggggcagggattcCCTTAAAAAGAGAAAGCAAAGTTAGTCCTGGGAAGACTGTAACTGCAATGCTAGGACAGACACGGTGAGGGGAAATGTAACAAGAGACAAAGTGGGAGACTTTCAGTGGAAGTGAGGCACCAAACTAACATGTGAACCCCCTCCAGTGGGTTTGGAATCTAAAGCAAGGTGGACTGTGAATATAGTGATACAGGTATATAATCCCTGACTTGCTTGGTTGGGGCCATGCTTTCCCAGAGAGGGCACAGGGAACATAAAGCTGCTAAGTGATTGCTGATTTTCCCAAGTGACAAGAAGTCTCAGATTTCCCTGGCAGGGCTCTCCCAAGCAGCAGTGCACAGGTGTTGGGGGAGTCAGGAGCGTGTTACACACACTGCTCAGTAATGTTGGGGGAGGCACCTGAGGGAACCAAAGGCAGCTAGAGGGGGAGCAGTAGTAAGCAGTGAAGCTGGGGGATGGGCCCGTGGGAGATTGTCAGTGGGGATGAGCCTGGAACAGCCTGGGGGGTTTTGTTTGCAGTGAGTGGCAGAACCTGGGGTAAAGTTGGGGGAACCTCCTCAACCCTCCTCCTTCACCTGATTAACCTTTTCAATTCAGCCAGCCCAGTCCTGTCTCTACTATCCAGTTgccccagtccccagcctgtcTCCCCACTAGCTCCTGTACACCTATTCTGCAGGTCACTGAGGCAGCCCTTTGCGGTGGATGAACCATGCTGGTTAGTCAAGTAGGGAGAGTGCAGATCATCCAAACTAGCAGTGCTCATTGGAGATGTCACAGCAGTTCCTGTGTTTAGGGGGAGCAATTGCAGCGTAAGCCTTGCTGCCTGCCCTTATCTCAGCTGGAAGTGTGGGAAGTGGAGGGAATGGGAGTAAACCATTGCTTGGAATGGCTAGAGGCAAAGGAGAGGGAGAAATGGGGTGTTAGAGAACCAGGTGGAGTACAGCAGAGGGCACATTGGTTCATATTTTGAAAGTGGACGGGTTGGAGCCAGAAGAGGGACCGGCTGGTGTTGCACAAAAGGAGAGAAATGAGAAGAAACAGGAGGCAGAAGAGAATGGGGTCAAGGAGGCATGTTATGGGTTGGACAGGAAAAGAAAGACTTTTGATTTAGCGGTAGGGAGGAAGGGGGCCCAgataccatagaatcatagaatctcagggttggaagggacctcaggaggtcatctagtccaaccccctgctcaaagcaggaccaaacccaactaaacccaTGGTGATGTGCATTAGAAATAGCTATATAGAAAGTGGCAGAGAGCTCCTACTGCAAGGTATCTGTTTTGGCTTTGAAGAGATTGCCAAGGCGTTGGGCAGGGAAAGAAGAAGGGTCTGGCAGCTCCACCTGCCCCATTCTCACCCCATTCTCTTGTCTGTGTTTCAGGATCCCTTCACAGCGTTCCACCTTGACAAAGCTCTGGTGAGAAAGTACATGAGCTCACTGTTCATTGGGGAACTGGCATCGGATCAACCCAGCTTTGAGCCCAGCAAAAACGTGAGTGTCGTAAAAGTCAGATTTTGGGATGGGATTAGGGCAGCAGTGGGGATGTGCTGATATCCGTCATTTACTGGCAACCAGAACTCCCAGGAAATGGCAAATCACATTGCATCTTAGACTCGTGCCTGTTTGAGGCTTCCCCTTGATATCCACCAATACCAGCCTAGAAAAACAGGGCCTATTGGTCACACTCGTCAGGCAGGGAGCAGAACATGTTAGCTACAGGCTCCCCCCAGTGATACAGGGACGCAGACCGGAGAGGGCAGCTCCTACTGACCAGGGGATCCCTTTGGTGTCCTAGTGACCCTCACCTGAGGGTGGGAGTGAGAAGGGCAGATCCAGTCAGCCATAGGCTCTCCCTGGTGTCACAGAGACCCTTCACCCACCCAAGGGTTATAGCATGTCAGCTGCATGCTTTCCCTGATGTCACAGCTACTGCCTCTGAGGGGACCCCTGCTTTCCACTGCTGCTGCAGTGACCCCTCTGGAGCTCTCAGGGCTCCTGAGGCTGCTGTCTGGACACCCATGGGAGAGTGCTGAATGTTTGGTCTCCCTGCAGAAATTGCTGGTAGAGGACTTCCGCGAGCTGCGCACCACCGTCGAGAGGATGGGACTCCTCAACCCCAACCACCTCTTCTTCTTCCTGCTTCTCCTGCACATTCTGCTGCTGGATGCTGCTGCATGGCTCACCATCTGGTACTTTGGGTCATCCTTGCTGCCTTTCCTCTTCTCTGCACTGCTGCTAGGCACCGTCCAGGTAAACTGCTAAGGGATCATCCTGTACTTCCACAAACTCAGGACCAATGATGTATCCCCGGGTGCTTCTGTCAGTATTTGTGATGCTCTTTTACTTGGTGAGCCAAGGAAAAATAAACTTGAAAATGCTTCAGaaatgctgggagtggggagctgaaaGTGACTGCATTTTTGGTCTCTCCCAGCAGGATGCACTGTGAAGAGCAGTGTAGGAGTTCTGGATGTGGAGAGCTCACAGCTTCTCCGTTCCTTGCCTGTCTTaacaggaggagctggaggggaggagcagTGGTTGTGGGAAGTTCCCAACTATTTTAGACTCAGCCTCTCTTAGGAGGCGGTGCTGTTGGAAATACAGCAGAAGCTCTGGATTTGGCAGGTTCACAAGAATTCCAGTCCCCTTCTTCCCAAGGTCTGGTTGAGGGGAGGGAATGCAGGCCCTCAATGCATGCGTTTTGAGTAAGCGGAGTTAGAACTGGTATCATATGTATCTCCTCCCCATAGTCTGCTAGAGCGCTTCATTCATCCTGGACTTCTTGCTATAGTGGAAACAAGGCTGTACTTCTCTGCTCTGTTTTGTATGAACTTTGAGAGACACTAGGCAGTAGCCAGGCCCTCCTTGTGTTCCCATGGGAACACGTAGTGCACTGGAGCGGAGGACATAGCAGCTCTGAAAGCCCCAGCTGTTCCTCCTCTGCCCAGGTGGTCCCTCTGGAATTACAAATGCTCAGAGGAGGCAGGCTTCTTCTCAAAGGCTACTTTGTTATGGCGCTCTGACCAGTTTGAAGAGAATAAATGCCCTGATTCTTAGTTCCATAGCCTTTTCTTCCTGGCCCCTCCTTCCCCACGTAAACAACTCTCCAGCGCTCTGTAACCTCACCCGGTCTGGGCTGGAGTCTAGTGGCAGTACAGTGAGGGAGCGATGTTTGGGATTGTGTATGGAGAATGGAAATATCTCCTTGTGACCAGTACAGGGTGCTCTCGCCTGCTTGAGATGAACAGTCAGGAGAGCAGGAGTGTTGTTCCTATGACTGTATGTGTGGAGAATGAACACTGTTGCAGAAGCTCACTGAACTCTGGCTGTTTTCTCATGATTCCTTTTGTCTTCCAGGCCCAGGCTGGGTGGCTTCAGCATGATTTTGGGCACCTCTCGGTGTTCAGCAAATCCAAATGGAACCACTTGGTTCACAAGTTTGTGATTGGCCATCTGAAGGTAAGTGTTCGGTGCTGAGAGCAATCACCAGAGTTTCAACAGGACTCATGAGCAAGGGAGCCCCACAGGTTCAAGAAGCATCTCGTTCCCTAAACATGACAGGGAGAGGAATGTGGTGCAGCTCTTGGGAAGGGGTGAATAAGTGGAGGAGCTGACTTATTTTTGGCAGCACTGAAGTTTGAATCCTCTGGTCTCATTTGTTCCTGCAGGGTGCGCCAGCCAGCTGGTGGAATCACCTGCACTTCCAGCACCATGCTAAACCCAACTGCTTCCGCAAGGACCCTGATGTTAACATGCACCCCTTATTTTTTGCTTTGGGAAAGACACTGTCTGTGGAGGTGAGTCTGAGGGATGTCTGGGGGCAGGTTGGGTCACTGGAAGGATGCGGCATTAAAAGGATCCAAAATCAGGAAGCAGCATAAAGTTGGGGAGAACACTGACTATCATGCAGAGCTGCAGAACAGCTGGGCTGCCTCTGTGTTTCAGGCATTCTGGGAAGGGGTTGGGAGGGACAGACCTCCtgtgagagagaggaagaggaagtgaGAGATCATGGAGTGGCAGTAGCCTCCCTGTAGCTGTGGTTGCAACCAGCTTCCTTTTGTCTTTTGTCCTGGTATAACTTTGACTTGGAAAATTGGTTTAGCCTGAAaatttccagcttttctctggaGGCAAAAAAGAAAGTTAAACTGCTTTTGAATCAGTATAAAAATTACCCAGATTTGAAATGTTGTCTTATATTTAACATTACTTTGCCTTCCCTGGCTCCAAACAACTTGTTACAACTTCTTTAAACTTTCCATACagttaaacttcattaaaagtTGCTTTTTTTGCTATGTTTTTGAATGTGTTAAAGATTGCTTCATGATTATGAGTGAGTATTCATTTTCTCAGCTGAAGAAGGGCTATGACAAGATacggatgtggatacaaattgCTTGTTTTGTTAATTTTTAGATTAGCTTGGCTAATTTTAGTGCTCCAGGAAGTGAAACACCAGCTAGCATGTAAAAGTGATTCAAGATTCCTATGCATTTCAGCCAAAACACTAGCTAATTCAGTGCTGGACTCACggacccactgaaatcagtgggaatctgTAAGTCAATTTCAGTGAGATTTGGAATTGGTCCCAGCTGGAGTGCAAATGCATCCCTGGTGTAACACTTCCAGAAATGGTTTTGACATTTGGGtttttgaaaacatgaacccaaATGAATATAGTGACTGGCTCagactttctgatttttttcccctggaactGAGGAATTGTTGGCCTACTCAGTGCAGGGAAGCAGTAAATTTGATATATCTGGACTTTAGTAATGCTTTCAACACAGTCCCACCATGATATTCTCATAAGAAAACTAGAGAAATATGGTCTTGTCTTGATGAAGTTACTATAAGATGGGCgcagaactggttaaaagaccatTCTCAAAAAGTTGTTAGTACTGGCTCATTGTCAAACTGGTAGGGCATATCCAGTGGAGTGCTGCAGAGGTCTGTActggtactattcagtattttcataaaCGGCTGGGATAATGgcgtggagagtatgcttataaaatttgcagatgacaccaaggtgTGAGAGGTTGCACGGTCCTTGGAGttcaggattagaattcaagtttatcttgataaattggagaattggtctgaaatcagtaatatgaaattcaataaagacaagtgcaaagtactgtacttaggaaggaagaattaaatgcacaaatacaaaatgagaaatatgtggctaggcagcagtactggagaaaaggatctggaggttataaTGGATCTCAAATtgactatgagtcaacagtgtgatgatgttggggaaaaaggcaaatatcattttgggatgtattaccaggagtgtcatatgtaagacttGTGAGGTACAAGTCTtactctgcttggcactggtgaggccccagttggagtattgtgtcttgATCTAGGCACCACACTTTGAGAAGGacgtgttaagggctgttatgaagaggacagCGATTAATTGTTCTCCGTGTCCtccaagggtaggacaagaagtaatcagcttagtttgcagcaagggagatttaagttagatattagggaaaactttgtAGTTAAGGACTGGAACAGATTACCcaagaaggttgtggaatccccatcattggaggtttttaaaaacaggttaggcAAACATCTGTCGGAGTTGGTCTAGGTACACTTGGTCCTGCATTAGCgtgaggggctggactagatgacctgtccaAGTTACTTCCAGCCTTATGTTTCTATGAATCTGTGATTCTGCTtatggcaggggtaggcaaactacagcctgagggccacatccggccctctagatgttttaatccggcccttgagctctcgctggggagcggggtcaggggtttgccccactctgcacagcttctggaagcagtggcatgtcccccctccggctcctacgtgtagaggcagccagggagctctgcatgctgcccccaccccaagcgtgGCCCCCACAGCTCATGTTGtccgggaaccacggccaatgggagctgcagaggcggcaCCTGCGGACGAAGCAGCGCACGGatagggccagctctaggttttttgccatctCAAGCAAAATTTTTTGGCTGCCCctgaccccagacctgggctctcacccccccgctcccaaccagtgccctcccccactcgcaccccctgccgccccagcgctgggctctccccacacacgcacacccgtacccactgccaccccagccctgggcttccccccttccaccagtgctgactccacccgctcccccctcgcctccagccggtccagcactggcagggtcggggtaagcagcgGGACTCCCGGGCCACaactcagcccagggtccctccagccagggctcccacctccaggaccggccgggacctgagagggcagagctgggggatcACCCTGGCAGGGGactgaggagcaggggcagggtagccccagagggagtggagcccTGGAGAGTGGGACGCGGGCCCCACACGGCAGCGCCCCGCCCTctatggccccgctgctgcttctggccgccctgcTGCAGTCCTTGGGAGGCTCGGGCCGCTTcgcccagccccggctgcggCGCGGGGGAGTGGCCaccctgcggcacctgcaggcggctccgtGTGCCCCGCAGGGCTGCCCCAAGCCCGAGTGTCCCCTGTtcggagcctgcctggcccagccacaaggtgcgggcacTGCTCCCCAGCGGCGCGAACTGCAACAGCCCCAAGCGCCCACcatgcgctgctgctgccagggccggctctaggctgtTGCcgcccgaagcaaaaaaaaaaaaagatggccggaatgccgcccctgaaaatgtgctgccccaagcacgtgcttggtttgctggtgcctagagccagccctgcatgcggagctgcctggccacacctccatgtaggagctggagtggggacacgctgctgcttctgggagctgcttgaggtaagcactgcctggagcctgcaccctgaccccctcccgctctccaaacccctctgccccagcccggagcaccatcctgcacccccagccccgcagctccactccagagcccacacccccagctggagccctcatcccctcccggaccccaacccccaattttgtgaacattcatggcccgccattcaatttccatacccagatgtggcccttgggccaaacaGTTTGTTCACCATTGGCTTATGGGGAGCTAGTAGAGTTGTTTGAGGATGGCAGTGATATGGTCTCACTTATCTGTACATAAGTCATTGAAAATCAAGTGTCTCCAAGATAGGAAAATCTAGTCACCCTTGTTTCCATGGAGATTATCTACAGTCTAGGTTATCTGTCTCTGCTTTCAAGGCTAATCTGATATGAATGGGTGTTCTAAACACTGCCAGATATATTAGTAGCatcatgttttatttttgtttctgtatTTTTGCATAGCATACAAATTATGCTTTGTACCGTATGCATTTTTTCAGTGCTAGGAACTGTATTAAGTAGCTGTACTAGAAGGTAGCCTGCCTAGATATTGCCAGCTTCTGCTACCAATAGCAAGTTACAGTGGAGAGTAAGGCCCCAGtccagcatgt
Proteins encoded:
- the LOC120403581 gene encoding acyl-CoA (8-3)-desaturase-like isoform X1, encoding MPEREPGAGSSPRRFTWEEIGLRTGRGHPQQERWLVIDRKVYDISQFYRRHPGGARVISHYAGQDATDPFTAFHLDKALVRKYMSSLFIGELASDQPSFEPSKNKLLVEDFRELRTTVERMGLLNPNHLFFFLLLLHILLLDAAAWLTIWYFGSSLLPFLFSALLLGTVQAQAGWLQHDFGHLSVFSKSKWNHLVHKFVIGHLKGAPASWWNHLHFQHHAKPNCFRKDPDVNMHPLFFALGKTLSVELGMKKKKFMPYNHQHKYFFIIGPPALVPLYFQWYIFYFTVQRRQWVDLAWMLTFYIRFFLTYLPLLGAKGLLGLFLLVRLIESNWFVWVTQMNHIPMHIDYDKNVDWFSTQLQATCNVHQSLFNDWFSGHLNFQIEHHLFPTMPRHNYWKVAPLVKSLCAKHGVEYQSKPLFTAFADIVHSLKDSGELWLDAYLHK